CGTCCCGACTGTTTTGGCCGACGACCATTCCCCTGTATACCTCGACTCCGGGGCCGATGAACATGGCGCCCCGCTCCTGGGTCATGAAGATGGCATAACCTGTGCTGGACCCGTCTTCGTAGGCGACGAGCGAGCCATGCGGGGTCACGAGGAGGTCTCGTTCTTCCGCCGGCTCGTAGGCCGAGAAGACATGGTGCAGAATGACGGTTCCGCGGGTCTTCGCCAACAGCACGTTCTTGAGGCCCATGATGCCACGAGTCGGAATGTGGTATTCCAAATGCATTTCACTCGTGCCGGCATCGGAGTGAATCAGCCGCATGTGCCGCATCTCGCCTCGGCGTTTGCCGATCTCTTCGATGACCGTGCCCTGGTAGTTCTCCGGAACCTGGATGGTCAGCTCTTCGTACGGCTCCATGACTTTGTCGCCTTCGCGATGGACGATGACCTCGGGTTGGGAGACCTGCAATTCGTAGCCTTCCCGTCGCATCTGTTCGATCAACACGGAGAGGTGAAGTTCGCCTCGCCCCGCCACGAGAAAGCGATCGGCGCTGTCCGTCTCATTGACGCGGAGCGACACGTTGGTTTCCAGTTCCTTGAACAGGCGCTCACGCAGATGGCGAGAGGTGAGGAACTTGCCTTCACGCCCGGCGAACGGGCTGTTGTTGACGGAGAAGGTCATTTGCACGGTCGGCTCATCGATCGACACGCGCGGGAGGGCAACCGGCTTGTCGGCATCGGCGATGGTGTCGCCGATGCTCACGTCATCGAGTCCCGCCACCGCGACGATTTCGCCGGCCGCCGCCTGTTCGGTGTCGGCCCGTTCGAGACCAGAATAGACGGCGAGATCGGATACTTTGCCTGGAGCCTGCGCGCCGTTTTTGCCGAGCACCATGACGTTCTGCCGCCTCGCAATTGAACCGGACTGGATCTTGCCGATCCCCATCTTGCCTTTGTAGGGATCTTGCACAAGCGCCAGCACAAGAATTTGGAGCGGGGCATCGACGGTAATGGCGGGGGCGGGAATCTTCTCCAGCACGGTATCGAGCAGCGGGACGATATCGGTTCCCGGTTTGTTGACATCGAGCGTGGCGATTCCTTTAATGGCCGACGTGTAGACGATCGGGAAATCAAGTTGCTCGTCGGTGGCTCCCAGATGAACGAACAGGTCGAAGGTGCGGTTGACGACGTCGTCGATGACCGCATCCGGCCGGTCAATCTTGTTGATGACGACAATGGCTTTGTGTCCGAGCGCCAAGGCTTTCCGCAACACGAAGGTTGTTTGGGGCATGGGGCCTTCTTTGGCATCGACCAAAATCAACACCCCATCCACCATGCGCAGCGTGCGTTCCACTTCACCGCCGAAATCGGCATGGCCCGGCGTATCGACGATGTTGATTTTCACCCCGTTGTAGATGACGCTGGCATTTTTGGCCCGGATCGTGATCCCACGCTCCCGTTCCTGATCCATCGAATCCATGATGCGCTCGCCCATATCGTCGATCTTGCGATGGACGTGCGTTTGGCGGAGCACGGCATCGACCAGGGTTGTTTTGCCGTGATCGACGTGGGCGATGATGGCTATATTCCGAATATCACTTCGACGGTCCTGAGGGGCGCGTGCAGTGGACATGGTGACGGTGCTTCCTTCATGACAAAAAGGCGCCCTGGTAATGAGGCGCAAACTTGGCAGTATACTCGAACTGTGTTCTTCCACACAAGCTAGGGTCGCGAAATAATCTTGGAAGGGAGCTTCAGAAACAGGGACAGCTGAAAGACCAGAGAGCGGTCTCTGTTACGCCATGAAGGCTACTCTTCCCTCAGGAGGCGTTCCTGCAAGAAGGGCTTCTTCAAAT
Above is a genomic segment from Candidatus Nitrospira nitrificans containing:
- the typA gene encoding translational GTPase TypA produces the protein MSTARAPQDRRSDIRNIAIIAHVDHGKTTLVDAVLRQTHVHRKIDDMGERIMDSMDQERERGITIRAKNASVIYNGVKINIVDTPGHADFGGEVERTLRMVDGVLILVDAKEGPMPQTTFVLRKALALGHKAIVVINKIDRPDAVIDDVVNRTFDLFVHLGATDEQLDFPIVYTSAIKGIATLDVNKPGTDIVPLLDTVLEKIPAPAITVDAPLQILVLALVQDPYKGKMGIGKIQSGSIARRQNVMVLGKNGAQAPGKVSDLAVYSGLERADTEQAAAGEIVAVAGLDDVSIGDTIADADKPVALPRVSIDEPTVQMTFSVNNSPFAGREGKFLTSRHLRERLFKELETNVSLRVNETDSADRFLVAGRGELHLSVLIEQMRREGYELQVSQPEVIVHREGDKVMEPYEELTIQVPENYQGTVIEEIGKRRGEMRHMRLIHSDAGTSEMHLEYHIPTRGIMGLKNVLLAKTRGTVILHHVFSAYEPAEERDLLVTPHGSLVAYEDGSSTGYAIFMTQERGAMFIGPGVEVYRGMVVGQNSRDEDLDVNVCKEKHLSNMRASGSDEALVLTPPREMTLEFALEYIGADELVEVTPQNLRLRKRLLNPEDRRKARKAGK